A single window of Nicotiana sylvestris chromosome 5, ASM39365v2, whole genome shotgun sequence DNA harbors:
- the LOC104247674 gene encoding uncharacterized protein, whose product MHPLNIIGKRQLELASQLQEQVQRVPLTSSSSASQAIHEQVQQVLPDSTTPASQTVHEQFEDSDHHKSNEQSEEQGPPERKRKRGRTQMQSVHGRRECKLIVLNDLNQPIGPTDEVVKELGSFLGTLARKRTFCPLNVFNWRKLDTTDDMWKYIKAKYDIPGRRNHGFFIQFRLLGESIRMN is encoded by the exons ATGCATCCGCTTAATATAATTGGAAAAAGACAATTAGAACTAGCATCTCAATTGCAGGAACAAGTGCAGCGAGTGCCACTGACTTCTAGCTCTTCTGCATCACAAGCAATACATGAACAAGTGCAGCAAGTGCTACCAGATTCCACCACTCCTGCATCACAAACAGTACATGAACAATTTGAGGATTCTGACCATCATAAATCAAATGAACAATCTGAGGAACAAg GCCCTCccgagagaaaaagaaaaaggggtagAACTCAAATGCAAAGTGTACATGGAAGGAGAGAATGCAAGTTGATCGTGCTAAATGACTTGAATCAGCCCATTGGTCCAACTGATGAAGTTGTAAAAGAGTTGGGTAGCTTTCTCGGCACATTGGCAAGGAAGAGGACCTTTTGTCCGCTTAATGTATTTAATTGGAGGAAACTAGACACAACAGATGATATGTGGAAATATATCAAG GCAAAATATGACATCCCGGGGAGGCGAAACCATGGGTTTTTCATTCAATTCAGGTTGCTTGGAGAAAGTATAAGAATGAATTGA